The sequence CTGAATGACCAGCAACATCACCTCACCAAGCTGCTCGCCACACATTTGAGCACAAAGCGCCTCCTGATGTAGAATGCAATGAAAACGTAAGATGGGTCTATTTTCATGTTCACGAAGAAGCGCTACAAATCCTTTGTTTTTCCCCACCATACAAGGAGCGCCATCAGTACACACCGAAATAAGTTTATCCATCGGTAGCTTTTTTTCATCAGCAAACTCGATGAAAGACTTGAATAAATCCTCCCCTCTTGTAGTCCCTTTCATTGGCAAAACAGCCAGACTTTCCTCACGGAGTGTGTCACCGACAGCATACCTGGCAATGATGCTGAACTGGGATAAGTGGCTTACGTCTGTTGACTCATCCAAAGCGAGGGAAAATAATGGCGCTGCATTTATATCCTTCACTTGTGTTTCCTCCACTTGATTTGCTATCATGATGGTACGATCGTGAACAGTTTTTGCTGACAGAGGCATGTCTTTGATTCGTCTGATTATCTTATCTTTATCCGAAAAGTCATCAAAAAGTTCATTGGTGACGTCAAGTATGAATGTTTTGGCATACTCGCCATCAGTGAAAGGCTTTCCGTTCCTCACTATTGCTAAAGAACCAGCAAAGCTAGCGGAATTCCAATCACCTTGCTGGGTCCACACACGGAGTTGCTGTTGACTAGCTTGCACACTGCACATTAGCTCTTGGTAGGCCTTCTTCCTGCTGTCCCCCACCGGATATTTCAATGCAAACGTAGCATGGCGTGTGTCGAAGTGCCGCTTTATATTGGACCGTTTCATCGACGAAATTTTATCATTGCAAATTAAGCACACCGCAGAACCTGCTCTCTCCACAAAGGCGAATTCCTCTGCCCATTCCGGCTGACATTTACGGTACtcttcatcctttttttttttttcttttagccaTGTTCTTCGTGTTTGCTCTACAAAAGCTAGctttaaacagaataaacaaaatgGAGGGAAGGTTACTTCTTGACCTCACACTGACCTGTGTAGGTCACACATTATCCAATAAAATTAGAGTTTTGATGTTGGACCCGCCTGTAACATCAAGGACAGCTGTGATTGGCTCTAGCCACACACAACCTTCAACAGGAGTGGTAGAAAACAGGTGGATTAAAATGcacgatgcattttttttttttaaggatttctCCGAGAGCCAGATGCAGTCATCAAAAGAGCCATATATGGCTCTAGAGCCATATATGGCTCTAGAGCCATAGGTTGCCGACCCCTGCTCTACACCcgaagtgatcaaagggaataatatgattattaaccattacgtgacaatgtaaaacctcttaaatcattctaaagtcagttttaaacagaagcgaggtgataatcagtaaaTCGCTACTGATGCACTGAATTGACATAGTGGCAACAGCAACatatcagactcagacgtgctgctgtggcaccCTGATCgacccccgtcttttattatgaaataatgctgaatttgtggAAAAGATAATTGtaccaaagcttcagatatctgtcgctgagttagatgatgaatggagtgcagttttaaagagaaacaaggtgataattggtgaaacaCTGCCAACGCTCAGAAGTGACACTTCTGACgatcagaaatgatgcatgcgcagtgaaggcagggcggactgaggtTTAGGGGGGAACCGTTCAATCGGCAATACCGGCAGGCCAGAAGGACTGCTTTCTCAGTGTGGCTGAGACAAAAactcgggtgtgggaggagtttggagaggccatggagaATGACTTTTGGACAGCCTCAAAGCAATTCTGGCAAATTTTCAGGAAATTCAAGAAAGGGAGGCAGTCCTTAGCCCAGGCTGTCTTCAGCAAGGGAGGTGAGATGCTAAAATTGACTGAGGATTTTGTCAGGTGGTtaaaagaacactttgaggataTTCCCAACCCTACTGGCCTGTCCTCCATTGAGGAAGCAGGGATGAAAGACTCAGGCAGCAATGGTAACATCAACCTCGTGGAAATCATTAAGGTAGTCAAAAAATCCTCGGTGTTAAGCCGACAGGGGTGGACGAGAATTGTCCTGAGATGCCGAagcctctggatgttgttgggctgtcacaGCTGACATGCCTATACAATGTTgcaagggtcattgtcctgctgaaagatgaaccatcactccaatctgaggtcaagagcgctctggagcaggttttcatccctgCTCCATCATACaatggatgtctctgtacattgctgcattcatctttgcctcaatcctgacgagtctcccagttcctgctgctgaaaaacatccacacagcataagggtgattctttaactacgggcactattggccttgtaaatgtaatttccaccacaccattgccttacaatataaagcgccttggggcaactgtttgttgtgatttggcgctatatacatgtgctctgatgtcactgtttatctccatagaaactacccaaacaatctttcatacaaactgtttaaaggg comes from Thalassophryne amazonica chromosome 2, fThaAma1.1, whole genome shotgun sequence and encodes:
- the LOC117504264 gene encoding zinc finger BED domain-containing protein 5-like, translated to MKRSNIKRHFDTRHATFALKYPVGDSRKKAYQELMCSVQASQQQLRVWTQQGDWNSASFAGSLAIVRNGKPFTDGEYAKTFILDVTNELFDDFSDKDKIIRRIKDMPLSAKTVHDRTIMIANQVEETQVKDINAAPLFSLALDESTDVSHLSQFSIIARYAVGDTLREESLAVLPMKGTTRGEDLFKSFIEFADEKKLPMDKLISVCTDGAPCMVGKNKGFVALLREHENRPILRFHCILHQEALCAQMCGEQLGEVMLLVIQVVNFIAARALNGRQFKTLLDEVGNSYPGLLLHSNVGWLSRGKVLSRFAACLRKIRTFLEMKNVEHPELANPEWLLKFFYLVDMTEHLNQLNVKMQGVGNTVLTIQQAVFAFENKLELFIKDIETDRLLHFEKLREFKDVCAASDPTQHLDIQQLAGFTSDLLQSFKARFGEFREHTRLFKFITHPHEREVDKADLIYIPGVSIRDFEIEVADLKASEMWVNKFKTLNEDLEGLQSH